A stretch of DNA from Bacillus alveayuensis:
TGACAGCTCTCGAAATCAATGAAATTAATATTCATGTCGTAGGTGTACAATTTGAACAAAAACAGCCGGAAACAGAGATAGAGGAAACGATGTAAAAAGGCGGGAATTCCCGCTTTTTTTTATTATATCAGAATTTATATCATGATCACGAAGGAATAAACCCTTTTATATAGTTATGGATGTCAAGCGAAAGCCGCAGCGACTAGTGAACTTCCCTCTCCTCCTTCCGATAAGTCAACATCGACGCTTTCGCTCTTCGTGTTTCCTTGATCTCATGCGGAGCAGTCTAGTTCATACGCCGCTAAGCGGGGCGCTTTGCGCTTTTTTTATTACTAAATATTTTTCATCTATAATGACAACAAAAATATTTCAACTTTCTGAATTTTTTTTTGTTGAACTTTCATATGCTTCAACAATGGAAATATGATATCATTCTTTTATGACTATTCGACAATGACCAATATATTAAAAGGAGTCAGAAAATGAAACGGAGAACAGCAAGAAAAAAAGCATTACAGGCACTGTTTCAAATTGATATCGCTCATACATCACCAAAAGAAGCGATCGAACACGTTCTTCAAGGGGAAGAAGCTGATGAATTTTTAACACGCCTTGTCGAGGGAACGAATAATCACATGCAGGAAATTGACGAAATGATTAAGCCTTTTTTAGTTAATTGGAAAATAGAAAGATTGGCAGCAGTCGATCGAACTATTTTACGGATGGCAGTTTATGAAATGAAATATGAAAAGGATATCCCCGTTAATGTCACATTAAATGAAGCGATTGAACTGGCGAAAACATTTGGTGATGAAAAGTCAGGTCGATTTGTAAATGGTGTCCTCTCAAGCGTGAAAAATTCTTTAGAAGAATCAAAGTAGAAGGAGGAAGAAAATGACTGCAACGATTATTAGCGGAAAAGATTTGGCCATTCAAAAAAGACAAGAGCTGGCTAATGAGGTGAAATTGTTAAAGCAAAAAGGGATAACACCAAAGCTGGTGATTATTTTAGTTGGGGATGATCCTGCCTCTCTTTCCTATATAAAAGGGAAACAAAAGGCTTCCGTCGAAACGGGTGTTGAGTTCAAATTAGAACATTTAAAGGAGAGCGTTACAGAAAACGAACTATTACAGCTTATCGACCGCTACAATCAAGATCCTTTTGTTGATGGTATATTAGTTCAATTACCATTACCGAAGCATATTGATGAAAAAGCTGTGATCGAAAAAATTTCTCCTGAAAAGGATGTTGACGGTTTTCATCCCATTAATATCGGACGAATGATGACGGGACAAGAAGCATTTTTGCCGTGTACACCAGCAGGAATTGTTGAATTAATAAAATCTGCTAACATCGAAATAGCCGGAAAGCATGTTGTAGTTGTAGGAAGAAGCAATATTGTAGGAAAGCCTGTTGGTCAATTGCTCTTAAATGAGGATGCGACGGTTACATATTGTCATTCCAAAACGAATAATTTGCGATCCTTTACAAAGGAAGCGGATATTTTAATCGTTGCAGTTGGAAAAGCCCATTTTCTTTCTGCAGATGATATGAAAGAGGGGGCTGTTGTAATTGATGTAGGAGTGAATCGCACACAATCCGGAAAGCTCGTTGGTGATGTTCACTTTGAGGAAGCAAAAGAAAAGGCTGGCTTTATTACACCTGTTCCAGGTGGAGTCGGTCCGATGACGATCACGATGTTAGTTCACAACACTATTTTGGCTGCGAAAAAACGTTTATCTTGATTGTGGAGCTATCAGTGGTAATAGGCCGCTGATAGCTTATTTTACAATTCTAAACGTTGAAATAAAAGGAGTTTTTTATATGAGTAACAGAAAATTTGTTACCGTTACGGCTTTAACAAAATATATTAAACGAAAATTTGATGTTGACCCACACTTGCAAGATATATGGATAAAAGGCGAACTTTCTAACGTAAAAATTCATAGTAGAGGTCATATGTATTTTACATTAAAGGATGAAGGGGCCAAAATTCAAGCGGTTATGTTTTATAGTGATTTTCGATTGTTAAAATTTCGACCAGAAGATGGCATGAAAGTATTGGTTCGCGGCAGGATTTCTGTATTTGAGCCTAGTGGAACATATCAAGTAACGGTGAAGGAAATGCAGCCAGATGGTATTGGAAGTTTATATTTAGCATACGAAGAATTAAAACGGAAGCTTGAAAAGGAAGGCCTTTTTGATCCAAAATATAAGAAGCCAATACCTACTTATCCATCCAATGTCGGTGTGATCACATCACCGACTGGGGCGGCCATTCGCGATATATTATCAACCATTAAACGACGGTATCCGCTTTGTAATGTTATTTTATTACCTGCACTCGTTCAAGGAGTTGAAGCGAGCCATTCCATTGCAAAGCAAATTCGTAAAGCTAATGAGCTCGGCATGTTAGATGTGTTAATCGTTGGCCGCGGTGGTGGTTCAATTGAAGAGCTTTGGGCTTTTAATGAGGAAATCGTTGCACGTGAAATTTTTCATTCGAAAGTTCCGATCATTTCAGCAGTAGGACATGAAACAGACTATACCATTGCTGATTTTGTTGCCGATTTACGTGCTCCAACCCCAACAGGTGCTGCTGAGTTGGCTGTACCACATTATGCAGATTTAATAGAACGGACGAAGCAGCGACAAGCACGAATCATGAAAATATTTAAAGATCGATTGAAATATGAAAAAGAGCGTTTGAAAAGCTTGCAAAAATCTTACGCGTTTAAATATCCAAAGCAATTGTATGAACAAAAAGAGCAGCTGCTTGACCACTTATTAGATCGTTTTATGCGTGAAGGAAAACGCTACATGACACGAAAAAAAGATCATTACGAAACGTTCCAAAATCGTCTCCTTCAACAGCATCCAAATGATCAAGTAAAAAGGCTAAAGGAACACTATTTCCAAGTAAAGCGAACGTTGATCCGTGAAATGAACATTTTACTCCATCAAAAACAATCTCAGTTTGACACCCAAGTATCGAAATTAAATGCTTTGAGCCCGTT
This window harbors:
- a CDS encoding N utilization substance protein B (product_source=KO:K03625; cath_funfam=1.10.940.10; cog=COG0781; ko=KO:K03625; pfam=PF01029; superfamily=48013; tigrfam=TIGR01951), with amino-acid sequence MKRRTARKKALQALFQIDIAHTSPKEAIEHVLQGEEADEFLTRLVEGTNNHMQEIDEMIKPFLVNWKIERLAAVDRTILRMAVYEMKYEKDIPVNVTLNEAIELAKTFGDEKSGRFVNGVLSSVKNSLEESK
- a CDS encoding methylenetetrahydrofolate dehydrogenase (NADP+)/methenyltetrahydrofolate cyclohydrolase (product_source=KO:K01491; cath_funfam=3.40.50.10860,3.40.50.720; cog=COG0190; ko=KO:K01491; pfam=PF00763,PF02882; superfamily=51735,53223): MTATIISGKDLAIQKRQELANEVKLLKQKGITPKLVIILVGDDPASLSYIKGKQKASVETGVEFKLEHLKESVTENELLQLIDRYNQDPFVDGILVQLPLPKHIDEKAVIEKISPEKDVDGFHPINIGRMMTGQEAFLPCTPAGIVELIKSANIEIAGKHVVVVGRSNIVGKPVGQLLLNEDATVTYCHSKTNNLRSFTKEADILIVAVGKAHFLSADDMKEGAVVIDVGVNRTQSGKLVGDVHFEEAKEKAGFITPVPGGVGPMTITMLVHNTILAAKKRLS
- a CDS encoding exodeoxyribonuclease VII large subunit (product_source=KO:K03601; cath_funfam=2.40.50.140,3.30.40.10; cog=COG1570; ko=KO:K03601; pfam=PF02601,PF13742; superfamily=101094,50249; tigrfam=TIGR00237), which translates into the protein MSNRKFVTVTALTKYIKRKFDVDPHLQDIWIKGELSNVKIHSRGHMYFTLKDEGAKIQAVMFYSDFRLLKFRPEDGMKVLVRGRISVFEPSGTYQVTVKEMQPDGIGSLYLAYEELKRKLEKEGLFDPKYKKPIPTYPSNVGVITSPTGAAIRDILSTIKRRYPLCNVILLPALVQGVEASHSIAKQIRKANELGMLDVLIVGRGGGSIEELWAFNEEIVAREIFHSKVPIISAVGHETDYTIADFVADLRAPTPTGAAELAVPHYADLIERTKQRQARIMKIFKDRLKYEKERLKSLQKSYAFKYPKQLYEQKEQLLDHLLDRFMREGKRYMTRKKDHYETFQNRLLQQHPNDQVKRLKEHYFQVKRTLIREMNILLHQKQSQFDTQVSKLNALSPLKVMERGYSLVYNENNIVKSVKQINPNDTIEVHLQDGKLKCEVKGIEERSM